A genomic region of Methanosarcina thermophila TM-1 contains the following coding sequences:
- a CDS encoding AI-2E family transporter gives MKNNLKMALALLIIIVLTVIIIYATLPYLNYIFGAFILFTIFRPLYQFLVKKVKIRKQIAAVLVIIVSIFVVLIPFYFLLSMIVSEIQQLILNQEAIIASIESGAVFATNFLSRLNIPFDMFQTKIEEKAMELASQAVNYTSLFILGSIQSLSHQSIGLLIMYFLLYYLFTEEDSDFMRQVTVAVPFNEENTATLLNEFRRIVRTTLTASGAVALAQGGVLTIAFLFFNIQGAFLWGAIAAVLSFLPLVGAAFVWIPAVIVQFFQADYAAAIGILAAGLFISVLDNFLRPMVQKTVGKIHPLLSLLGIVIGVSLFGLIGIVIGPLLLSYFILTVQMFSREYLS, from the coding sequence ATGAAAAATAATCTAAAGATGGCTCTGGCTCTTCTCATAATTATTGTTCTGACTGTAATCATTATTTACGCTACACTTCCGTATCTAAACTATATCTTCGGAGCCTTCATCCTTTTCACAATATTTCGACCTCTTTATCAGTTTCTCGTAAAAAAAGTCAAAATTCGGAAGCAAATCGCAGCCGTACTGGTGATAATAGTTTCCATCTTTGTTGTACTGATTCCTTTTTACTTCCTTCTGAGTATGATTGTCAGCGAAATCCAGCAGCTTATACTTAATCAGGAAGCCATTATTGCGTCTATTGAATCTGGAGCTGTCTTTGCAACTAATTTTCTATCAAGGCTGAATATTCCTTTTGATATGTTCCAGACCAAAATAGAGGAAAAAGCAATGGAGCTTGCCTCACAGGCTGTCAATTACACAAGCCTGTTTATTCTGGGCTCAATCCAGAGCCTGAGCCACCAGTCAATTGGGTTATTGATAATGTACTTTCTGCTTTACTACCTTTTTACCGAGGAAGATTCGGACTTTATGCGTCAGGTCACAGTTGCAGTCCCTTTCAATGAAGAAAATACAGCCACTCTGCTGAACGAGTTCAGGAGAATTGTCCGGACAACTCTTACAGCCAGCGGGGCAGTTGCCCTTGCCCAGGGTGGAGTGCTGACAATTGCATTTCTCTTCTTCAATATCCAGGGAGCTTTTCTCTGGGGCGCGATTGCAGCTGTTCTGTCCTTTTTACCTCTTGTCGGAGCAGCTTTTGTCTGGATTCCTGCAGTTATTGTCCAGTTTTTCCAGGCTGACTATGCGGCGGCGATTGGTATACTTGCAGCAGGACTCTTCATAAGTGTACTTGATAACTTCCTGAGACCCATGGTCCAGAAAACGGTTGGAAAAATCCATCCTCTTCTGTCCCTGCTTGGAATTGTAATAGGGGTGTCCCTCTTCGGGCTGATAGGAATTGTTATAGGTCCCCTCCTGCTCTCCTACTTTATTCTGACCGTACAGATGTTTTCCAGGGAGTATCTTTCCTGA
- a CDS encoding DUF169 domain-containing protein encodes MLKPEELGKKLTEAGRLKLRPLCVYGTDEIPEGAVPSYTVDRCVAKAVYISALFKETPPLYIEAGHEQCCAGGLVWTGFSEPHPKLKYFVTVGTPDFRGGAAEHLKATPELFDELIKRAGKILPHGKYTVIAPCTAEIEPDIVRSYIVFAGAEQIRNLCGLAQFSSSDPFFKTIIPGGPTCATMITFPAGMADNAPKDSAFVGPVDPTGNSWLPPELMIMGIPSGLAQQMGADLEESFICKRSKIAYPDKRTDIKYP; translated from the coding sequence ATGTTAAAGCCTGAAGAACTGGGAAAAAAGCTTACAGAAGCCGGCAGGTTAAAATTACGCCCATTATGTGTTTACGGGACGGATGAGATCCCCGAAGGAGCTGTTCCGTCATACACTGTAGACCGATGTGTAGCAAAGGCGGTTTATATTTCCGCTCTCTTTAAAGAGACACCTCCCCTCTATATTGAAGCAGGTCATGAGCAGTGCTGCGCGGGTGGACTGGTATGGACTGGATTCTCAGAACCGCATCCAAAACTTAAGTACTTCGTGACTGTGGGCACGCCAGATTTCCGTGGAGGCGCTGCTGAACATTTGAAGGCAACTCCTGAGCTGTTCGATGAACTGATAAAGCGAGCAGGAAAAATTCTTCCGCACGGCAAATACACGGTTATTGCTCCGTGTACTGCCGAGATCGAACCTGACATTGTCAGATCATATATTGTCTTTGCAGGCGCAGAGCAGATAAGAAATCTTTGTGGGCTGGCTCAATTCAGCAGTTCTGATCCCTTCTTTAAAACCATAATCCCAGGTGGGCCAACCTGTGCTACCATGATTACTTTCCCGGCTGGCATGGCTGATAATGCGCCGAAAGACTCGGCTTTTGTCGGACCTGTCGATCCAACAGGGAATTCCTGGCTGCCTCCGGAATTAATGATAATGGGCATTCCGTCTGGGCTGGCGCAGCAGATGGGAGCTGACCTGGAAGAATCCTTTATCTGCAAGCGAAGCAAGATAGCGTATCCTGATAAGCGTACAGATATAAAATATCCGTAA
- a CDS encoding NosD domain-containing protein gives MKSELVQIILIIFLIMPGIAVAQGNASVIIVNNSGEGNYTSIQEAVRNAQNGDTILVSPGVYRENIKVDKGLTILSYSTLSGSQTDRTYVISAMPGNAVFNISAGNVTIEGFHIAGDPSGTDKYGNAGFYLENVQNCTLRDNALMLNDLGIVLKNSQGNYLEGNLVSLGSKGIMLGNSENNVLSENLVVKNDQGVSLNNSFNNTLINNTADSNEIGIFLEMSQGNKLAYNLILKNKYGIRGQLAGTNVLTSNNLYLNDVGVHLSDSSNNSLYENEFINAVNAIDEGKNIWNSSSAGNFWGNHERAEADENGIIGTPYVINMTGGAADYMPLINRLSSDDSSQNRNIKGNTLLTLFNKKYPPIFPGTREKGVVIETTELEQINKSLEEGPVFLRLGAEWCSACQSMKPILDELAAEYGENITIMSVNINQNIELATYFDVGYIPDSTVIMDIEDGKYIYMQQDGNITTDRVRARIVGLQNKDEYEKVLKHALAYEEKRKTV, from the coding sequence ATGAAAAGCGAGTTAGTTCAGATTATTCTCATAATTTTTCTTATTATGCCTGGGATAGCCGTAGCCCAGGGTAATGCTTCTGTTATTATAGTAAATAACAGTGGGGAAGGAAACTATACTTCGATCCAGGAAGCTGTCAGGAATGCTCAGAACGGAGATACAATTCTTGTAAGCCCTGGGGTGTACAGGGAAAATATAAAAGTAGATAAGGGGCTCACAATTCTCTCATATTCCACGCTTTCAGGCAGTCAGACTGACCGTACCTATGTTATAAGCGCAATGCCTGGCAATGCTGTCTTCAATATCAGCGCAGGCAACGTGACAATAGAAGGTTTTCATATTGCAGGAGATCCCTCTGGTACGGATAAGTACGGGAATGCAGGGTTTTACCTTGAAAATGTGCAGAACTGTACATTACGTGATAACGCACTGATGCTTAATGATCTGGGCATTGTTCTCAAGAATTCTCAGGGCAACTATCTTGAAGGAAACCTTGTAAGTCTTGGAAGTAAGGGAATTATGCTTGGCAATTCTGAGAATAATGTACTGTCAGAGAATCTGGTAGTGAAAAACGACCAGGGAGTTTCGTTGAACAATTCCTTTAACAATACTCTTATTAACAATACTGCAGATTCAAACGAAATAGGCATCTTCCTGGAAATGTCACAGGGGAATAAACTTGCTTACAATCTCATTTTGAAAAATAAATACGGAATTCGGGGTCAGTTAGCAGGGACAAATGTTCTGACCAGTAATAATCTGTACCTCAACGACGTTGGAGTACATCTTAGTGATTCATCTAACAATTCGCTCTATGAGAATGAATTTATTAATGCGGTCAATGCCATAGATGAAGGAAAGAATATCTGGAACAGCAGTTCAGCAGGTAATTTCTGGGGAAATCATGAGAGGGCAGAAGCTGATGAGAACGGCATAATAGGCACGCCCTATGTTATTAACATGACTGGTGGGGCTGCAGACTATATGCCTTTGATAAACAGGCTTTCCTCAGATGACAGTTCACAGAATCGGAACATCAAAGGTAATACCTTATTGACCCTGTTTAATAAGAAATACCCTCCGATTTTCCCAGGTACCCGGGAAAAAGGAGTTGTTATCGAGACGACTGAACTTGAGCAGATAAACAAATCCCTTGAAGAAGGACCGGTTTTTTTGAGACTCGGAGCTGAATGGTGCAGCGCCTGCCAGTCCATGAAACCTATCCTTGATGAGCTGGCAGCCGAGTACGGAGAAAATATAACGATTATGTCCGTAAACATCAACCAGAACATCGAGCTTGCGACTTATTTTGATGTAGGCTATATCCCTGACTCTACCGTAATTATGGACATTGAGGATGGGAAGTACATTTACATGCAGCAGGATGGGAATATAACCACAGACAGAGTCAGAGCAAGAATTGTAGGATTACAGAATAAGGATGAATATGAAAAAGTTCTGAAACATGCCCTTGCCTATGAAGAAAAAAGAAAAACCGTATAA
- a CDS encoding ferritin family protein, whose protein sequence is MLSKIPVDIKSVSEEDIDKEIIRAAIVAEIDAINLYEQMANLTKNTYVKDVLMDVAKEEKTHIGEFQALLLQFDPQYKKEVEAGARDAEEVLSK, encoded by the coding sequence TTGTTATCCAAAATACCTGTCGATATTAAAAGCGTATCTGAAGAAGATATCGATAAAGAGATCATCAGAGCTGCGATCGTCGCCGAGATTGATGCTATAAACCTTTATGAGCAGATGGCAAACTTAACAAAAAATACATATGTAAAAGACGTCCTCATGGATGTAGCAAAAGAGGAAAAAACCCACATCGGAGAGTTTCAGGCCCTTTTACTCCAGTTTGATCCTCAATACAAAAAGGAAGTTGAAGCCGGAGCCAGAGATGCTGAAGAAGTACTATCTAAATAA
- a CDS encoding MBL fold metallo-hydrolase, which yields MQIEILGCESFGARSLACLVKTDERTVLIDPGVALARLRSGLFPHPIEVAAAFRIREKILSAFEEATDVVISHFHGDHMPMRAEDPYQLPMEALPSLEGINFWCKGPAKISALSSKRRRELSDFLGFPLPASEGKKSGSMEFSPPVPHGASEKGFGNVMMTRICEGDEVFVHSSDIQLLHREVVLKLLAWEPTFVFASGPPIYLSHRVPEAGKEASENALLLARHVDTLILDHHLLRSFEGYSWLKELDEKVENRVLCAAEFMGKAPELLEAQREALYEKKPVLSGWHEAYASGKAGFEEYL from the coding sequence ATGCAGATTGAGATCCTGGGATGTGAGTCTTTTGGAGCAAGGTCACTTGCCTGTCTTGTAAAAACGGATGAGAGGACGGTTCTGATCGATCCTGGAGTTGCACTTGCACGCTTGCGTTCAGGATTGTTTCCACACCCGATAGAGGTTGCTGCGGCTTTCAGGATAAGGGAAAAGATTCTCTCTGCATTTGAGGAGGCTACGGATGTTGTTATCAGCCATTTTCACGGGGATCATATGCCAATGAGGGCTGAGGATCCGTATCAGCTGCCAATGGAAGCTCTCCCTTCCCTTGAGGGGATAAATTTCTGGTGTAAAGGTCCAGCAAAAATCTCAGCTCTCTCTTCAAAGCGGAGACGTGAGCTTTCGGATTTTCTAGGTTTTCCTCTTCCTGCCTCGGAAGGCAAAAAGTCTGGCAGTATGGAGTTCTCTCCTCCTGTTCCACACGGGGCAAGTGAAAAGGGCTTTGGAAATGTAATGATGACCCGGATCTGCGAGGGAGATGAGGTTTTTGTCCATAGTTCCGATATCCAGCTTCTGCATAGGGAAGTAGTACTTAAATTACTCGCCTGGGAACCCACATTTGTTTTTGCCTCAGGTCCCCCTATTTATCTTTCACATCGCGTGCCTGAAGCCGGAAAAGAAGCCTCTGAAAATGCTCTCCTTCTGGCAAGGCATGTAGACACCCTTATTCTTGATCATCATCTGCTCAGATCTTTTGAAGGGTATAGCTGGTTAAAAGAGCTTGATGAAAAAGTTGAAAACCGAGTCCTATGCGCTGCAGAGTTTATGGGAAAAGCCCCTGAACTTCTTGAAGCCCAGAGAGAAGCCCTTTATGAAAAAAAGCCTGTACTCTCAGGCTGGCATGAAGCCTATGCCTCTGGTAAAGCAGGTTTTGAGGAATATCTCTGA
- a CDS encoding flavodoxin family protein, whose protein sequence is MKIVGIQSSPRGEQSNTLKLVNAALEGAAEAGAEIESIDIAKMKINYCMACNSCHKTGVCAIKDDFEPVLKKLLAADGIILSSPNYITNVTAQLKTLFDRSPLIVHEQLFDGKYGLSLTTAGSGEIDFVLGIMDNYIVQCGGKAIGGVGCVMSEGPSAMEEAIIKSREMGRDLVKAIEEKRQYPEQEARQQAWREQFKHVILANKEDWTHNCDYWMEKGWLKE, encoded by the coding sequence ATGAAGATAGTCGGGATACAGTCAAGCCCAAGAGGCGAGCAGAGCAACACTTTGAAACTTGTAAACGCCGCTCTTGAAGGAGCCGCAGAAGCAGGAGCAGAGATCGAATCAATTGATATTGCGAAGATGAAGATTAATTACTGCATGGCATGCAATTCCTGCCATAAGACAGGAGTATGCGCAATAAAAGATGACTTTGAGCCTGTACTGAAAAAGTTGCTGGCTGCCGACGGTATAATTTTGAGCAGCCCCAATTACATAACTAATGTTACAGCCCAGCTAAAGACCCTGTTTGATAGAAGCCCGCTTATCGTCCACGAACAACTCTTTGACGGAAAATATGGCCTTTCCTTAACAACCGCAGGCAGCGGTGAAATCGATTTTGTGCTTGGTATAATGGATAATTATATAGTGCAGTGCGGAGGCAAAGCCATAGGGGGAGTGGGCTGTGTAATGTCAGAAGGTCCTTCGGCAATGGAAGAAGCTATTATAAAATCGCGTGAGATGGGTAGAGATCTTGTTAAAGCGATAGAGGAAAAGCGGCAATATCCTGAACAGGAAGCAAGACAGCAAGCCTGGAGGGAGCAGTTCAAACACGTAATTCTTGCCAACAAAGAGGACTGGACACATAATTGTGATTACTGGATGGAGAAAGGCTGGTTAAAAGAATAA
- a CDS encoding protoporphyrinogen/coproporphyrinogen oxidase: MKKYDAIIVGAGISGLLAALTLSKHGKKVLVLEKRRYLGGNCNSYMVDGYQVDTGVHAITHLVEGPLKRLMDNYFDFLPVFEDYGYYYIRTENGLTKVPSNLKDFITFDVLPRKDRVLLSQTLTKAFTLSSFGIDLSDKSVYDFLPKGLSKETYDFVDTMAAFLSGRSMKETSAHRVLSGSSFVRDSITQEQFEAMIGRLEPKKRQSTESILASILPSHLHASLQSRMTKVTQPFTSLERLATNEVNYSQGYPRKGLKALLNAILYSLPETVEIKKECEVKSIRVQDGKVSGVEADEIYASDLVIYTGFATELPRLIKDLPQEYIENLKGIVRSKSLTIWLGLEKELPEFNYTGSEIWFKDFAYWAMPISNYDPSLAPKDKQLIGFSFVIDENESEEKELKKAYETIFRAHPDLEKHIEMQHEQIMIPEKAAVTINGKFADIRTPVKNLYIAGTDTDKRSMGITRASYSIIELLKILNEDGNLH, from the coding sequence ATGAAAAAATACGATGCAATTATTGTCGGGGCGGGTATAAGCGGGCTTTTAGCGGCGCTTACGCTTTCAAAGCATGGAAAAAAGGTTCTTGTTCTTGAAAAAAGACGGTATCTGGGTGGAAACTGCAACAGCTACATGGTAGACGGCTATCAGGTGGACACTGGAGTACACGCGATAACTCATCTGGTTGAAGGACCCCTTAAAAGGCTGATGGATAACTACTTTGACTTTTTGCCGGTATTCGAGGACTACGGATATTACTATATCAGGACTGAAAACGGACTTACCAAGGTTCCTTCCAACCTTAAAGATTTCATAACTTTTGATGTGCTTCCGAGAAAGGATAGAGTCCTGCTTTCACAAACCCTGACAAAAGCTTTTACCCTTTCTTCATTCGGGATAGACCTTTCTGACAAGTCAGTGTATGATTTCCTGCCTAAAGGTCTTTCAAAGGAAACCTATGATTTCGTAGATACGATGGCAGCTTTCCTATCAGGTCGGTCAATGAAAGAAACCTCTGCTCATCGAGTCCTGTCAGGAAGCAGTTTTGTCAGGGACAGCATTACCCAGGAACAATTTGAAGCGATGATCGGCAGACTGGAACCAAAAAAACGGCAGTCAACGGAGTCTATCCTTGCTTCGATCCTTCCATCTCATCTTCACGCTTCCCTGCAGTCCAGGATGACCAAGGTTACCCAGCCTTTTACTTCCCTGGAAAGACTTGCAACGAATGAGGTGAACTACTCTCAGGGCTACCCAAGAAAAGGCTTAAAAGCCTTGCTCAACGCCATTCTTTATTCTCTGCCCGAGACCGTAGAGATTAAAAAAGAATGTGAGGTCAAATCCATCCGTGTGCAGGACGGAAAAGTTTCAGGCGTGGAAGCCGACGAGATTTATGCATCTGATCTTGTTATTTATACGGGCTTTGCAACTGAGCTCCCCAGACTTATAAAAGATCTTCCCCAAGAGTATATTGAAAATCTGAAAGGTATAGTCCGCAGCAAAAGCCTGACCATCTGGTTGGGACTGGAAAAAGAGCTTCCCGAATTCAATTACACAGGCTCAGAAATCTGGTTCAAAGATTTTGCTTACTGGGCAATGCCTATCAGTAACTATGACCCTTCGCTTGCCCCCAAGGATAAACAGCTTATAGGCTTTTCTTTCGTTATCGATGAGAATGAAAGCGAGGAAAAGGAGCTTAAGAAAGCCTACGAAACAATTTTCCGTGCCCATCCTGATCTGGAGAAGCATATAGAAATGCAGCACGAACAGATAATGATCCCTGAGAAAGCCGCAGTCACAATTAATGGGAAATTCGCAGATATTCGAACTCCGGTCAAAAATCTCTATATTGCGGGCACAGATACTGATAAGCGCAGCATGGGGATTACCCGGGCTTCGTACTCGATAATCGAACTTTTAAAGATCCTTAATGAAGACGGAAACCTTCATTAA
- the dinB gene encoding DNA polymerase IV, which translates to MPASSSRINVPERRIIFHVDMDSFFASVEIREKPELKGLPVVVGSDPKGGSGRGVVSACSYEARKYGIQSAMPISQAYRLCPDAVFLPVNMKLYADVSAKVMELLKGFADRLQQVSVDEAYLVPGPEIRNFEEAAIYALKIKDEVQKQEGITCSVGIGPNKLIAKIASGFQKPDGLTVVRPEDVREFLFPLPVSKIPGIGKKTAETLKIMGITRVKELANCDVQFLTEKFGKMGLRMKQLANGLDFGEVRENKSIKSISRHGTFAEDTNDPVKIIGSLNLLIESVHRSLLKHRLLFRTVNLTVRFEDFSTYTRSKTIPIWTSDIFVMKRISMQLLSEFIGNRKLRLVGIGVAKLRERDEKQTLITDF; encoded by the coding sequence ATGCCTGCCTCCAGTTCGAGAATAAATGTTCCGGAAAGGCGAATAATCTTCCATGTGGATATGGATAGCTTCTTTGCATCAGTAGAGATCAGGGAAAAGCCGGAGCTCAAAGGACTGCCTGTAGTTGTGGGTTCTGACCCGAAAGGAGGCTCTGGAAGGGGTGTTGTAAGCGCATGCTCGTACGAGGCGCGAAAATACGGGATTCAGTCCGCAATGCCGATCTCACAGGCTTACAGGCTCTGTCCAGATGCGGTCTTTTTGCCTGTGAACATGAAACTGTACGCAGATGTCTCTGCAAAAGTGATGGAGCTTTTAAAGGGGTTTGCAGACAGGCTCCAGCAGGTCAGTGTGGATGAAGCCTATCTTGTGCCGGGTCCCGAAATCAGGAATTTTGAAGAAGCTGCTATATATGCCCTGAAGATAAAGGATGAAGTCCAGAAGCAGGAAGGAATTACCTGTTCAGTAGGGATCGGACCGAACAAGCTTATAGCTAAAATTGCATCCGGTTTCCAGAAACCTGACGGGCTTACCGTTGTCAGACCCGAAGATGTAAGGGAATTTCTTTTTCCCCTGCCTGTCTCAAAAATTCCCGGAATAGGGAAAAAAACCGCTGAGACCTTGAAAATAATGGGAATTACCAGAGTAAAAGAACTTGCAAACTGTGACGTGCAGTTCCTAACTGAGAAATTCGGGAAAATGGGGCTTCGCATGAAGCAGCTTGCAAATGGACTGGATTTTGGGGAGGTCCGGGAAAACAAAAGTATAAAATCCATTAGCAGGCACGGAACCTTTGCCGAGGATACGAATGACCCCGTAAAAATCATCGGGTCTCTGAACCTGCTTATAGAAAGCGTGCACAGATCTCTCCTGAAACACCGTTTACTTTTCAGAACTGTAAACCTTACCGTACGCTTTGAAGATTTCTCAACCTACACCCGCTCAAAAACCATTCCAATCTGGACCTCAGACATTTTTGTGATGAAAAGAATCTCCATGCAGCTTCTCTCAGAATTCATAGGAAACCGAAAACTCAGGCTTGTAGGCATAGGCGTTGCAAAGCTCCGCGAAAGAGACGAAAAACAAACCCTGATTACAGATTTCTAA
- a CDS encoding PQQ-dependent sugar dehydrogenase has protein sequence MKGSKIIFGVFVAIVLIFAAYAVLRIVPIGVCNENGAELESIKLPPGFSIDYYAQDVENARSMTLSPNGTLFVGSRGAGKVYAILDRNNDSKADEVIVLAEGLDSPNGVAFRNGSLYVAEISRIIRYDNIEARLENPPEPVVLNDSFPSDRAHGWKYIKFGPDGKLYVPVGMPCNICNKEGEDERYGTITRMEPDGSQFEIYAKGIRNTVGFDWNPETKELWFTDNGRDWLGDNIPPDELNRAPEKGMHFGFPYCHGGDIPDPEFGELRNCSEFTPPEMKLGPHVAALGMTFYTGTMFPEEYRNQIFIAEHGSWNRKIPIGYRVTLVRLENGTPVSYEPFAEGWLQGLAAWGRPVDVLVMPDGALLVSDDKNNAIYRISYG, from the coding sequence ATGAAAGGATCAAAGATAATATTTGGGGTTTTTGTTGCAATTGTACTTATTTTCGCAGCTTATGCCGTCCTGAGAATTGTACCAATTGGTGTATGTAATGAAAATGGAGCAGAGCTTGAATCTATTAAACTTCCGCCTGGTTTTTCCATTGATTATTACGCACAGGATGTGGAAAATGCAAGATCAATGACTCTGAGCCCGAACGGCACGCTTTTTGTCGGAAGCCGGGGTGCAGGAAAGGTTTATGCAATCCTCGATCGGAACAATGACAGTAAAGCTGATGAAGTAATTGTGCTTGCTGAGGGTCTGGATTCGCCAAATGGAGTGGCATTCAGGAACGGTTCGTTATATGTTGCTGAGATATCCCGGATAATCCGGTATGATAATATCGAAGCAAGGCTTGAAAATCCGCCCGAACCTGTTGTGCTTAATGATAGTTTTCCATCCGACCGCGCTCACGGCTGGAAGTATATCAAGTTCGGGCCTGATGGGAAGCTGTATGTGCCTGTAGGGATGCCCTGCAACATTTGTAATAAGGAAGGGGAAGATGAACGGTATGGGACAATCACCAGAATGGAACCCGATGGAAGCCAGTTTGAGATCTATGCAAAAGGGATAAGGAATACCGTTGGTTTTGATTGGAATCCTGAGACCAAAGAATTATGGTTCACTGATAATGGAAGGGACTGGCTTGGAGATAACATACCCCCAGACGAGCTCAACCGGGCACCTGAAAAGGGAATGCACTTTGGTTTCCCCTACTGCCACGGGGGAGACATTCCAGATCCGGAATTCGGGGAGCTCAGAAACTGCTCGGAATTCACGCCACCAGAAATGAAACTGGGCCCGCATGTGGCTGCGCTTGGAATGACCTTTTACACAGGCACAATGTTTCCTGAAGAGTACAGAAATCAGATCTTTATCGCCGAACATGGCTCCTGGAACCGGAAAATCCCAATCGGATACAGAGTTACTCTTGTCAGGCTTGAGAACGGAACGCCTGTCAGTTACGAGCCTTTTGCTGAAGGATGGCTCCAGGGGCTTGCAGCCTGGGGAAGACCTGTGGATGTCCTTGTAATGCCTGATGGAGCTTTGCTGGTCTCGGATGATAAGAATAATGCAATTTACAGGATCAGCTATGGCTGA